gatcctgcttaatattttgtgcaaaATGGATTAGGATTAACGGATTATTTGGGGATTAATAGAAAgcacaaaataacagcatttatttgaatttgaaatcttttgtaacattatatttgcTATCACTTTTATGCTTCCTTACTAAAAAGCATTCATTAATAAACTTACCCCCAAACCTTTAAACCGCAGTGTATACATAcggtttttgttttttaggcttAGTTCTTACCTTCTCTCTCAGGTCCGGCCTCTTGAGTGCgatcatacacacatacacagtgtaTGTGACGAACGTCTTGTAGTCCATAAGCTCATACGAGGTGAAAGTGGAGACAGTATCCAGAAAGAGCTCCGCTGCCTGCTTGAAATCCCGAATGGCCACGCAGTAGAGGCCCTGATACACCTTCAGCCGATTCCTCCGGTCCCAGTCACCACCTTCTTCAATCAAACTGTTGTTCACACACGCAGAGTTCAAGCATCAGATCAACATTCCCGGGTGAGATGCATTTAAGTCAGTCTGCACTCTATACTGTACCTTTTGGCTTTCTCAGTGTTGCGGGTGATGAGGTCATTGTCCATATAAAACAGACCGATCCTCAGCAAGTAAAAAACAATATCTAAGCGATGACCAAGAGCAACAGTCTTGTCATACGTCTTCCTGAAGGCAGTCAAGGCCCCTTCCTAAATGAAAGAGAGAAATATTATCAGTGTGGACAGAAGAATGAAATATACATGTTCGATGCTGGCAATAAAATCCAATGTAACATGTAATCAAACTATAAGAGTTGaaagaaatgttaaatattaaacattatttataatcTAGCGTGAACTGTTCAGATTTGCACCTTGTCACCGATGCGTATGAGATATTCAGCTTTGGCCATCATGGCATCTCTGATCTCACTCTCTCCCTGGTTCTTCTCAGCATCTTCCAAAACATCATCCAGCCGTTTCAGCTCGTCCTCATTGGCCTTCTTCATCTTGCTCAGCAGATCCGTGTCCGTCTGCCATTTCAGCTCTTTACACAGGGCTTCATAGTATGGGGCCATATCTACAAAACACAATCACAACATCATGACATGCACATTTGAGGTGCTTCACTTaaatattttcacttaaaaaaaataaaatgactgctTCTTAAATAAAATGACACTGCTATAAAATGCACGTCAGACATCATATATCTGAATACATTCATATGTAAGCACATGCACACGTATGTACATACCTGTATGTGCTCATAAATATATGCACAGATTACATATGTTGTGTACATATTAAAGAAGAGAGGAAAACAACTATTTAATATAGGAGTGATTTTTCTTTAAATAggaattttgattaaaaaataaaatcaggtCTTTGAGATGTAGCATATTTGGTCCATTTTTCCCAGTACAAAACAAATTGTtccaattttttatttacaaatgcagTTATTTTCTCCATTTTAGAAATGTCTACTGTAATTTCCATCCATGCATTTAAGTTAGAACTCTCCTGTGACAACCAATTTTGTTTTTtggtaaaactatttttaacatccACTAACAGTATATTTAATAGGTATTTATCTCCTTGTAACCATTCCTTTGGTATGTATCAAAAAAAAGGCAGTATGTATACCTttccaatatattaataatatattattcattcCCTTTCCTCCTCTGCTATAATGAAATCTTCCTTCtcccattttattttcatataagaaGTCATGGGTGTTTTAAGATTTAACAGACATTTGGATATGCATGCAATAATTCTATGAAAATCTGATTTATATGATTTCTAACCGATTCTATTGAGCCTGTCCTCAACTCAGTCACATTCTTCATCTTCATATTAACAAAATGTTGAATCTGTAAGTATCTATAGAAGTGTTTCTAGTGAATGCTTCTCTTTAAGTGCTTCAAAGCTGGTTAATATATTAtcttctattatattatatacaactgTCCACCCCTTACCCCTCCAGTCCTTAAATCCAGCATCTACTCTTTTTGGTGTAAACTCAGAATAATATGCACACCATTTAAGAGGCATAATTTCTCCTTTCGATTTATATTCTATCATAAAAGATTTCTTTACATTAAGAGTGCGTTTTACCTATGGATTATCAATAACCTTAATATACTCTTGAAAATAATAGaataatcaacatttaaatgCGCCAGAAGACCAAGTGTGTGCATAATAACAAGTAGCTAGTTAGCTGGTGTGCTAACGTTACTTGGCTTAGCCGGCCAGCTAACTAAATGCAGGGAAATTATAAAGCTCGTGCATGAAACAGCTTCATATATTGAGGTAGTACctacagaaatgttgaaatataacattatatcTGCTAAACGAGCAGCGTGAGCGAGTGAATGAACTCACTGTTGAGTTTGATGGCGTCCATCAGCTCGCGCTTCACTTCAGCATCATGTCTGTGATCATCCAGAGTCAGTAAAAACTTCAGCTGGGCTATTCTCAGGTTGGGGTTTTTAGGTAAACCCTCTTCCTCCAGGTTTTCCAAAGGCATATTTGCAGAGTTAAACGCGATTTAGAAGAGGACGGGAGTCTTTGTTATGGCTGGGAGTGATAATGACAGTGACAACGATGACTAGGGGGAAATCTAATCAAAGAAATGTGTAGATTCACTTCCTCTTGCTCGAGACGATGACGCAGGGAAAAGACAGTACATCGAAGTCAAACAACGTATTAAAAACTATAACACTGCCCCCATCTGGTTAAGTGTTATATTGCACCCACAAGGGTTTTTAATCTTTTAGAAACCacggtaaaatgtttttttaatcacatttatttattacttctcatatatatatatatatatatatatatataaatataaataaataataaaaaaaaatatatatatatatatatatttattggagAGAAGCAGTGGTATACTTCATGGACACAAGAAGATAGACACCGAGCAGATAGACATGAGGAGAGTGTTGCAGGAACTGGTAGGAGCATGTTATTGAATTATATTGCCAGATCTAAGAAATTAGATTAAATCTGAAATTTTTAAAGAAGAATTAAAGAATTGTCGTCTCactatatttcaacaaaataatggTAAAGCTTGGTAAATTACTGGGTAATATTTCTCAGTAAAATAAaccatatattttctttttatctttcaacCAAGCGCAGAGTTAAACTTTTAACCAAAACTGACTCATTTACTCCCGATGTGGCTTTATGTCATTCTTTCTTAACAAGAGGAAACCCCTCTGTGCTGGTTTTGCAGTTTGATGTGAAATATCTAAAGTATTGACTTTGTTGAATAATAGTCAATGAACAGTGTCTGTATTTTCAGGTTGGTGTTGGTAAAGCACTTATCTTTATCGTTGTGTTGGGATAGAAGGATCTTTTCAGAATGGATTTCATCTCACAGCGATCAGCTCTCCATCTCCAGTGTGCACTTGAATTTCATTTATTCTTTTCCTGTACTTTAACAAAgcaggtcacactttattttaaatgtgcttgTTGCAGTGTAATTATACTGAGTAACAAGATGTCCAAAAGGGAGgtcggagatttttttttttttttttagtgtggtTCCCCAAACAGCCTTTCAGTAAAACATTCTTGAACAAACCATTTTGTGTGAAGAGCATTGGAAGAAGAAGAAACTTGTGTGCAAAAGGaatgttccatggatgttaaatgttGTTCACAGAACCATAgaagccaataaagaacctttatttttaagagtgtacatacTATAGTTTAGGGTTTAGTTTAGTTGCTTGTAACAACAACATCAAGTGTAACCAGAAGGCCATTTAAGTGTCACTTTTTCTATTGTCATTTCTATAACCACCATTTTTGGATTCATTTTCCCATTCCTTATAGTACGTCCATCACCATgccaataacaaaaaaataaaataaagcaatgttTGTGGATTCAGCCACTTTATAGAATATGACATTGTGCTCCACAAATGCAGCATTAGTAAATGTCATTGCTATTAGATGTTTCACTAGTTTATGTAAGAAGCTTTTGCCAGCATATAAAGCAGTGATTATGACTGTATTGTGAAAGTTTCTCTTCTCTTTATTTAACACTGTCATAAAAGACCAGAATTGTTCTTTTAGTTATGCCCTGTTATATATCTTGTTCTTGAACAATGTATAATACCAGGCTTTCAGCACACCTTTTCTCTGTTCTACAGTCTGTTGTCTCGCTTTAACAAAAGCCCATGTTTCTTATCCTTGTTTCTCCAGGCCGTTCTGAAGTCTCTGTGCTTTGTTCTTTTCTCCTGCGTTTTGTCTGATAGCTGCTCTCTACGTCTTCTTCATCCTTCCTGAAACACAAGGCAGAACTCCTCTTGAGATTTCCCAAGAGTTTGAGAACATCAGAGCATGTGGATCCTCCAGAAGATGTCATGTGCTTAGAGACCAAGCCGTAACGTTCGAGTCTTGGTATATTGATGTAAATGTGGACTAGATGTGGACTGGTACAAGAAGTAATAACTTATCATCAAATTTATCAACATTATATTGATAAAGACAGACTGCTGTCAGTTGGATGAATGGACTTTAGtgtttatttagcaataatgGGCAGATGACAGTACATTATCCTTCTTatcaataaataagtaaatgtactgttaaattaaattatttggtGAGAAGGAAAATACTGCATTAAAACAGCTGTGTAGAAAACTGGAAGCCATAACGGTCAATATATTATAATGACCCGAGAGCTGTTTAATAAAAGACATTATATTTGACTAGTTTTTTATtggatgaaaacatttaaaatatgaaacttaTGTTATTTAATCTGCATGTTCTGTTGTGAGATGTGTcccaggttagaaaaaaaaagggtaattgtATTGCTATTATTTTCACTACCACTCAGAACACCTGAACAATGTCCAATTACATTACGTATTGTATGTGTTTCTGcatgagttttatttatttatgaggtAATTTATCAAGTCGGTAAGTGTATGATGCTTATTGACATAAACAGCACGTAGTCTATTCCAACATTATAACATAAATCTCTGCATGATTGCCGTCATTACATTTCTATTATAGTGCAGATCTCTGAACTAAGTGAGGCTGACCCCACTGAATCAGCCCACCATGTTATTGTACAGGGCCTTTGGGTTTGTAGAACCCTGTGAAGGTTCCGCTCAGGGACTTTCTGTCTTATCAGTTCTTGACAGGCTGTACGGGACTTCCTAGCCTCATTAGCAGTTTAATAGGTACTTTGTGAACTTCACAGAACAATAATGTCTGACATAACTAGATGCTTTATCGCTGCCTCAGTTATTTCACAGGATTAATTTAACTGACTATCAATGATTATGGACATTCCAAAACACCCAAAGTATACTGTATCGGAACAACTTTATGTGCACAACATGTTCCCTAATGCAAATGACCCAGTTTTAGTTAGAAACTAGGAGATTCAAATGTTCTATATGCCAGAACCTCATAGGCCCAAAGCCAATTATTTTGACAACATTTATGTGCATGCACGTGTTGCTAGCAGCAAAACTAACCATGGATATTAGGAATAATATcgcataaattatatattttttcactcaTTATTTACAtcatcagttttaataattttaataatgtaataatataattttttgtttctgtttgtttttattttctcagaTTTTAAGATTTAATACTGGGTCTAGagtaaaacaatacaatacatataagggcatttaaaaatagcaaaagtaaatgattaatatataAGTTCCCAAGACCTTTTATATGACCTACATATGATAAAAACAAAAGTTGAAatcttttagttttaataaaaataaattctttgACATAAAATTGGAGAACCATcctactgcatatatatataaataataaataatttaaattatgggACAATACCTTAAACTGTCAATGGGTGGCGCTGTTTATTCACTGCAGAGTACTGTGTGATTATTAGATTTTAATAAACAAGGAGTCCAAGAGTGCAGATGTATTATTAAATTCTTACATGATACATTAGAATGCTATACTGGAAGCATGTTTCTTTATAAACAAATATGCTTTTACTTATTTAGCAAATTCTTTTATGAGAATATTATAATTGTCAGTAATGTttcctttaaatgtatttatttgagtgATTATTTAACATTCAGATTCTTTTGTGACATACCTAAATTGTGACTTTTACACTATAATTTACACAAGTGCAGTCTCCCATTAACTGAAGTGGGACTTATTTTTGTCTAATGAAATACTTTGCTATTAATGCTGTCTCCCTTGCTTTTCCCCAACATTCTTTGGATAGAATGGATTAAgataatatataaatgcaaatctCAGCTGTGTGCTGTTCAATTTTGCTAAGAATATTCTTACAGTTTATTTTTGCTAATTCAGTAAGAAGAATgagttacactaccattcaaaagtttggggtcggttatattttttaaaatagtttaatcttattctcaccaaggctgaatttattaagTCCAAATTTTAGTAAAAacactattgtgaaatatttgtacagtTTGACTACAACATGGCACCAGTTCTCTGCACATGGATTTTGTTCATTCTGTGTGTCCTTGGCTTTTTAAGAGTTGGACAATTCTGAgagcaaaaatgttttaaaggttGAACACACTTATAATAGCTGGCAGGGCACTGAGCATCAACAAAGTCATTTGTCCTTGACTCATATCTCTGCTAAACCGCAAATGCAAATTACATAATAGTATCGAATCTGTGAAGAGATGGTCAGACTATGTTAATATAATTAGTTTCAATAAAAACAGCTCATTTTTAATGCTTGGGTGTTGAGTGCGTAGCTGACATCGATCATTAATAGGACCACAAATCCACGTGTGAAAGTGCACAGAAGGGCATGCTTCAGTAAAGTCATTAATGTCTGTATATATGACTGGGGCTACAGATGGAAATCATGGGGCTTTTGGCATAATGGGATTATCTCCTATGTGTGAGTAAGAAATAAATGTGTCTATGAATGCTAAACAGTCCTGAGACCTCCTGATCTGAGAACTGAGCTCTGAATCAGTTCCATTTAGCTGCGGTAGCATCACAATGTAGACATGCGGTACTCATTGTGATGGATTTGTGTGTTGTTATTGTGTACAAATAGCACAGGTTGCTGTATGGATATTTCTGAATCTGAATGGAACAAATAGAGCAGAATGGATTCAGATTCAGTGTGTTGTATCATGGATCATTGTTTCTGATAATACATTCATAGTATTTTAAATTAGCTACatgcatggacacacacacacacacacacatacatccttATACAAGGATGGGCTTTGAATTATTAGGGGGCCAAATAGAAACCATAACCAAAGAAAGTTCATACACAATGAATGTTTCTCAACAGTTTTGAAATGTTTCTCAGAACATAAAAACATTGAATCAACATCAGTGTCTctggcagggttttttttttttttttttttttttttgcaacactgATTATCTAACATCTTTTTGCTCAAAAGTCATGTTGAATTCACATATTCTTTCTGCCTGAGATCAGTCATCACCAAGTTACTCAGGTCACATATTTCTCTGGTAAACAGGCACTTGCAAAAAAAGAATCACTTTCGCCTGCcatggtaaccatagcaacagcaggCAGTTTAAGCACTTTTCATTCTTTTTGGAATAGTGACTAAACATACtgtcaatatttatatattaaattaaaaattaattctaTCAATATATGTATCACATTCTAGATTTACATTACAGATTTACATGCCACAAAAAAATGCACCCTATgctaattttttaaatgcacattttaatcttGATCTTGAACAATTAATctaataaaattgtatatttctttaaaaaaaatagtcagCATATTCAATCAAACTGCCATAACTGGTCCTTCCAGTGAAATGCATGCTTTTCTCTGGTGATGTATTCAAGGTCAAAACTCCTGAAAGACCCTCTATCGCCGTCTAACTGCACATGCATGAAGGCCAGTCCAGGAAGTTCTTGCTCTAGGCATACACCTTGTTGAGGAGCATATGATGCAGCAATTCTAAAGCATTGTAAAGCATTTGAGAACTGAATCTAGCAGTATAATTATAAGCAATGTTCCCTAATTGTGGCTGTTAATAACACCCAGAAGAGTGTCTGCACTTCCCTTCAGTAACAGTaatgctttgcagcctgaaatgaagatgggcatgtttttttgttttattcagctgtATGTACTTAGTGCAAAATGACCACAGATGATCACagttaagagtaaaaaaaaaaaaaacttttacctgCTCCTGATTGAGTTTACATCTCATTTTTAGGAAAGGGGtaatcctttttccaactcagtgattttttttcttacatgttggcgttatatctttcacttggatgttataattttaactgaatgtttattaaatatttgatcaaataaagcttGTGACATATGTAGCTCCAGTGACATCATCACAGTGGCATTCTCTGGTTCTGAGCCCGGCATGCTTTGAAATTTTGGTTTTGAAAACATGTAAAGGAATATGTGAAATCAGATGACAAAGATGAACTGATTTTAAACTCACATATTAAGTCAGATTAATGGACATTTAcacatgtaaatataatatttgaaacTAACATATTATAATTGTCCCagccagattaaaaaaaaaaacaaaaaaaggaaaatcctAAAAGAGACCCGCTTGTCCAAGTAGTTTAGTTTACTGTTGTTTGAGGTCATTTTTGCTTAGtcttaaatatttcagtttgaaaCTGGATGACTTTAATAGGACATGGCTTTGAAAAATATAAAGGGTGTTAAAAATGTCCAAATATGTATCAAACTCTATATAAAAGACTGTGGCTTTAACTTTAATGCTCCAGAGATAAATAAGCATAAAAACTCTGGATAAAAGACATTCATGTTTAAATAGGAATAACAGCAGTCAATTCTCTCAAGTCAACAAATAATGATGGCAATGGTCATGCCACATCACTGAAGTGCTATCAGTTACCTCTGACATAATTGCTCTAAACGCATAAAATTAAACCAcaaattggttttaaataaaatgccTGCTCTCAGCTCTGGTCCTTAAATTAATTCAGTCATGGCCCACAGATTAATATAGGGTCATAACGTCAACTCAGAGTCTCTTTCTGTTTTATGAGGTATTCCTTCAATAAAGGACAGAAAGAGGACTATCTATAAACGATTTAAAtgcccaaagaaaaaaaaaatctgtaatttgcTACTTGTGAACATGTCAGTTCTAATCTGATAAAAATTAAGATGTAATTAATCTCTTTTAAAGGTCAGGGAACATacaatttaagtaaaatgacttaAAGGAGCCAAGTCAAaaggctttgtaaaaaaaaaaaaaaaatgtggtaaaTGAGCATAGATAGGAGGCAATTTGCGAATGATTTTAATCTGTCAGGGAAAAACAGACATAGGCCACTGCACAAAGACAGGTCGGACACTTTCCATTTTGACTTCAGTTACGCCTGGGCTATTTCACAATTTCATGGTTTTGCTTTGTCTGCAGTATCAGCCCTCAGTGGACCTCTGGgaactatttttaacattatgtcaTGTAGTCCCTGCCAATTTGCTGTGCCTTTAGAATTG
The genomic region above belongs to Carassius gibelio isolate Cgi1373 ecotype wild population from Czech Republic chromosome A11, carGib1.2-hapl.c, whole genome shotgun sequence and contains:
- the LOC128022396 gene encoding 26S proteasome non-ATPase regulatory subunit 6-like → MPLENLEEEGLPKNPNLRIAQLKFLLTLDDHRHDAEVKRELMDAIKLNNMAPYYEALCKELKWQTDTDLLSKMKKANEDELKRLDDVLEDAEKNQGESEIRDAMMAKAEYLIRIGDKEGALTAFRKTYDKTVALGHRLDIVFYLLRIGLFYMDNDLITRNTEKAKSLIEEGGDWDRRNRLKVYQGLYCVAIRDFKQAAELFLDTVSTFTSYELMDYKTFVTYTVYVCMIALKRPDLREKVIKGAEILEVLHSLPAVRQYLFSLYECRYSVFFQSLARVEQEMKQDWLFAPHYRYYVREMRILAYGQLLESYRSLTLGYMAEAFGVSTEFIDQELSRFIAAGRLHCKIDKVNEIVETNRPDSKNWQYQETIKKGDLLLNRVQKLSRVINM